GGTGGATGTGGTTGCCGGCCGCGCTTGCCTCGTCCACGGGCACGGCCAGCGCGCGCTCGCCCGGCTTGATTTCCATGGCCAGGCCATGCGCCAGCAGTCCGCGGGTGATGGTAGTGCCGGCGGGTATCGCCACCAGCGGAACATCGCCGGCGACGGCGTCGACGGTGGCATAGCTGTCGGGCGGCGCATGCGCGGTGGCCATCAGGTGCAGGGCCGAGGCGGCTATCGGCCGGCCGGCCGGCAGGGCTTGCATGGCGGTTACCAGATGCGCCATGCCGGCGGTGTCTGTCGCGGCGGCTGCACTGACCGGCGTGTTGCCGGTGTGTGCCTGCGCCTGCGTCCGCGCATTCCGGCGACCCAGGCCGAACGCCACGATCGCCAGCACGACGGCGATGACGACAAGCATCAATGCGGCGATGCGGGTTATTTTCTGCATCGTGAGCTCTCCGGGCTCAGGGCCTGGCCCTCAGCCTCCATCGGTATCGATCTGGATGATGGCCGTACTGCTGATGGGTTGTCCGATCACCCAGCCGTACAGCGTCTTGGTGCCTGGCAGAAACGGGTCGCTGTCGTAGTTGTACGACGCCGTTACCGTCATGCATTCCACGTTGGCCGGGACGGTGCCACTGCAGGCGCCCGGCGCGGAAACGACCACGGATGCGACGTTGTTGCTGATGCCGCTCGAACTGCAACTGGGCGCGGTATTCCCGCTGGGGGTGGAAAACGCCATCAGCCATTGCATGGAATTTTCCGCCGCCTGGCAGGCGTACATGCCGCGCTCCGCATCGGTGCCGTAATGCAGGGCGGCGCGCGCACCGTTGGAGGCCGCCAGGGTCAGCGATTCGCGGGCGGTAAAGATCAATACCGCGGTAAAGGTCAGCAGCAGCAGCGGCAACAGGCCCAACAGAAACACCAGCGCGAATTCGATTGCCACCACGCCATGCTGTCGCGATCGCCGTCCGGCACGGCCGCGATGTTGCGGACAGGTGGTCGGCGGGATCGTTGCAATCGGCATCGGGGTCACCAACGCGCCAGTGCGGGTGCGGCCACGGTGGCCAGTGCGCCCACGCCGAGCCAGGCGGCATAAGGCAGTCCGTTGCGACCCTTGCGCACCTTGCTGATATGCCGGCCCAGTGCCGACGTCGCCAGCCGGTGCTGGGCCGTCGCCATTCCGGGTAGCGGCCATAGCCGCTGGCGCGAAAGCAGGATCGCCGTGGCCTGCATACCTGCCAGAAGGCTCGCGATGATCCATACCGGCAGCAAGGCCCTTGCGCCCAGCAGGAACCCGAGCACCGCGAAGAACTTCACGTCGCCTGCGCCCATCCAGCCGAACATGTACAGCGGCAGCATGGCCAGCAGTCCGATCACCAGTCCGGTGAGTGCCGTCAGCCCTGGCCATGGCCCGGTACCACCACGCAGCCAGCTTATGGCCAGCATCAACACGCCCAGGCCCAGTGCCGCGAGCAGCCAGCCATTCGGCACACGCCTGGCATAGAGATCACTCGCGATGATCGCTACGCTCAGGCATGCAGCCAGCAATGGCAGTTCATGGGCCAATGACGTATCTCCCTGTGTCGGCCGAAGATCGGTTGTGCGAAGCGGCGGGCTTCCCGTCGTGATGGCTTCAGACGCTGCTGACAGCCTTGGTCACGTCGTTGAGCAGGTTGGTCAGAATGGTGCCGAGACCACCAGTGTTTGTAGTGCCGAACACCGCCACGATGATGGTGGCGACCAGCGCGGCGAGCACGCCGTATTCGAGTGCGGTAATTCCGTCTTCCTCGGCCAGAAACGCATGGATGGACGTTTTCATCTGGGTTCTCCTTGATGGAGCGCAGGGCTCCGCTACGGTGATCGTTGCCACGCTTACCCGACGAGGTAATGCATGGTTGGCCGCGATGTTGGTCGCGGCATAGCCCACCCGGGCCTTCGACGCCGATACCGGTCTATCGGCAGCAGGTACGAAAGATGTACTTGGACAAGATCGCGCACGGCAGCGGTCATGCTGGGCCGCTACCGTGTGCTCGATGGGGTTGCTGCTGCGGGAACGACGGGCACGCACAAACAGCCGTGCCGCACGTAAAGGCGATACGGGACATGCCTCGATCTGACCGCAAACCGCGATACGTGCGTCTTCCATACTTCCCCCTGTTCGCCTGGCCACTCGGGGCCAAGGCCGTTCACAGCCACAGTTTCCAGCAGCGAACGAGGACATGGTGCACAAAAACGGCACGCGTTTCCGGCAAAAAGTGTGACTTGCATCACATTGAGGAAATCATGACGTTAAGGCATGTTGCCTTTCGTGCCGAAAATGTGCATTGCAGGTCAGGTGCGCAGGCTTTAATGGATTAAGCAACAGGAAGTAACCCTTGGGCGGATGCCCATTGGTTCGTCGCCACAGGGGGGGAGCCGCCGACATATGTTTATCGGGAACGGGGACGACGCCCAGTCTTTCGACCTGATTTCGCTCGCGAGTGCTTTGCGTGTCTGCGAGATGGAGTTGATTCTTCTGGATGCCCGTGGCCCGCATGCCGCGGTGGACTCGCAGGCACTTAGCGAGGCGATCTTCTGCAGCGGCGAGACCGACTTTCCGTTCCGCGGGCGCTTTGCCCTGCCCACCGACTGGTGTCTGCTGGGCTATATCCATCACGCGCAGGAAGGCAGCTGGTGCCACGGCACGGAGCTGCGCTCGGGCATGTCCTTCACCGTGATGCCGGAAGGCATCAGCGAATTCATGCTGCGTGCCGGCAGCCAGGTCAGTGTGGTACTGGTGCCGCTGGCACACCTGCGGAGCAAGTTCGCGCAGATGGAACCGCACCAGGCCGAGATGCCTTCGCGCCTGCTGGCGCTGTTCCACCTGAGCGATACCGAGGTGGCAGCCGAGCTGCGCGCCCGCTTCACCCGTATCCGCGAGCGGCTGATCGAGCACCGGGACGTGGCCGACGCGCAGGTGTTCGATCCGCGCGATGTCGACGAGCTGATGGAGAGCCACTTGCTGGCGGGGCTGTCCGCCCGTGCCGAAGACCGCCCGCAATGCACGCGCGGGCGCCGCACGCATTACCTGATCGTGCAGCGTGCCGAGGAGTTCATGCGCGCGAACATGCGCCAGGACATCTATATCAATGAGATGTGCAATGCGGCCGGGGTCAGCGAGCGTGCATTGCGTTATGCCTTCGACGACCTGCTGGGTATCTCGCCCAACCGTTATCTGTCGATGCTACGTCTGTGCACGGCCTGTCGCAGTCTTGCCTTGTCCGATGCCAGCCGACGTTCGGTGAAGTCAGTGGCGCTGAGTTGCGGACTGTGGGACCTGTCGCGCTTCGCCGACCATTACCGCCGCGTTTTTGGCGAGTTGCCGCGCGAAACCCTGATGCGTGCCCCGGCGATGGAAGCCGCAGCGAACACGGTGTCCTGAGCCGGCACGCGTCGCAATAACGACACGCGTGCCGCATCGTCATGGCGCTTTGAACCGATGAACATGCAGGCCGCCACATGCCCGTGTCCGGCCTATCCGTTTTGTCTGGTTGCCGCTTTTGTGCATGCGCCTGCCGTATTCGCGTATCGCGTTGCCGGATACGCCTAGTGGGTTGCCGGTTCGGCGCATCGACCGCGTGACCTTCCCGATTTAATGATCTCCAACGCGTTCGCCTGATCGCGAAAGCGTGTCCATGTCAGTCACATGTTGAGCTGCAGCGCGACGCCAGCAGACGTCGATGGCAGGTCAAGGGGGTCACCATGAATCACGTCTATCGCCTGGTCTGGCGCCAGTCTCTCAATGCGCTCGTCGTCGTGTCCGAGTTGTCATCGAAACCGCACGGAGGCGTTTCGGTTTCGCCGCGCAGGATGAAGGCCGCGAAACTCTTTTCCCTGGCATTGCTCGGTGTGGGGGGCTTCGTCCATGCCGGCGGTGCATGGGCGCAGTCCACCGGCAGCGCGAAGCTGGACGATCTGCAGTCCCTGGTGAGCAAGTACGACACCGCAGTCATCGGGTCGAGCGACACGTCCAGTGCGTCGGTGCCGGTCCAGGTGAACGGTGCGCCGGTCACGATCGTGCGCAAGCTGGCTTCGACATTGCCGGTGAACCGCGCGATATCGACAGCCGTACACACGCTGGCCTCGACCGTGGCATCCGTGGCGCCAGTGAAGGCGACGGCGGGCGTGTCCACGCCGCTGGTCGCCGCACATGCCGATGCGCAGGCAGGCAGCACGGGCGTGCATGTATCGCTGGCTTCCAGGCTGCGGCCGGCAGCCTTGGCGAGCACCGTGTCGCACGTGAGCAGCGCGGTGTCGGGCGTGCCGCTGGCCGGCAAGGCCTTGTCCAGTGCGGGGCAGGCGACGGATGCGTTTGCCTCGTCGCTGCCCACCGTGAGCGCGGTCATCGGCACGAGCGTGAACACGGCGCCAATCAGCCAGTCGCTGGTCACGGACCGGCGCCGGCTCGCTTCCCAGGTTTCGAGCCGGGCACTTGCGCTGGGCATTTCCAGTGGCAGTAGCAACGCGGCCGCACCTGCCGGCGTGGCGAGTCCTGCCGCGCAGACCCTGGCTGCCAGGGACAATGCCGTGGGAAACAGCGCGGCGCCCGTGTCGAGCACGACAGGTACCAGCTCGACGGGTAGCACGCTGGGACAGCTCGTCAGCAGCGCGACGACGGCGACCTCGGCCCTGCCGGTGGTCGGCCCGGTGGTGGGGCAGGTGGGCCATGCCTTGGCGTCGACGACGTCAGGCGGCAGTACTGCCACGGGCGTGGTCGGGCAAGTGGTCAGCAAGGTTACATCGGCGACCTCGACGGTGCCGGTGGCCGGCCCGGTGGTGAGCCAAGTCGGAGATGCACTGTCATCGACGACGTCGGGCGGCAGTGATGCCACGGGTGTGGTCGGGCAGGTGGTCAGCAAGGTGACATCGGCAACCTCGACGGTGCCGGTGGTCGGTCCAGTGGTAAGTCAGGTGGACCATGCCTTGGCGTCGACGACATCGGGCGGCAGTGGCGCCACGGGCGTGATCGGGCAGGTGGTTGCCGATGCGACGTCGGCGACCTCGACCTTGCCCGTGGTCGGCCCGGTGGTCACACAGGTCGGCAACACAGTCGGTTCGGCGACGTCCGGACAAGCCGACCTGGGCACGGCACTGGGTAAGGTGGTCGGTGGCCTGGTCAACCAGACATCGCGCTTGCCGGTCCTGGGTTCCACGGTGGCGAGCGTAGGCCAGGCGGCCAAAGTGGCCACGTCCGGAGGCAACATCAGCGATGGCCTGGTGGGACAGACCGGGTTGGTCGTGGGTAGTGCGGTGAACACGCTGTCGCAGACGCCGGGCGTGGGACCCGTCGTGGCCAAGGTCGGTCAGACCCTGCAGGAGACGACGGCACCGATCGGCAACGGAAGCAGCAGCACCGGCTCGCTCGGACAGGTGATAGGCAAAGTCACATCGGCGACCTCGACGGTGCCGGTGGTGGGCCCGCTGGTGAGCCAGGTGGGCAGCGCGCTGACCTCGACGACGTCGGGCGGCAGCAGCGCCACGGGTGTGGTCGGACAGGTGGTCAGCAAGGTGACATCGGCGACCTCGACGGTGCCGGTGGTGGGCCCGCTGGTGAGCCAGGTGGGCAGCACGCTGGGCTCGACGACGTCGGGCGGCAGCAGCGCCACGGGTGTGGTCGGGCAGGTGGTCAGCAAGGTGACATCGGCGACCTCGACGGTGCCGGTGGTGGGCCCGCTGGTGAGCCAGGTGGGCAGTGCGCTGACCTCGACGACGTCGGGCGGCAGCAGCGCCACGGGTGTGGTCGGGCAGGTGGTCGGCAAGGTGACATCGGCGACCTCGACGGTTCCCGTCGTGGGTTCGGCGGTCAGTCAGTTGAGTGGCACACTGGCGTCGGTCACCTCCGGTATCGGCAGCACCACCGGCACATCGGGTGGTACGTCGGGTACCGCATCGGCGACGCCGGTATCCGCGATGGCGTTCAGCCCATCGAGCCAGAGTGCCTCCTCCACGACCTCGGGCAACAGCGGCACGATGGCGTTTGCGCCGACCAGCTACGCGCTGGCGGCACCCCAGGCCCCGGCGACTACCAATGCAACCACGAACGCGACGACGTACTCGGTGCCGACCGTGCCGCCGCCGAGTGCGACACCGACCGGGTTGATCATCGGCAACGGCGGTGTGGTGGGTACGTCTTCACAGCTGCTGGGGTCCAGCGAAAATGCGCTGTTTACCAACTCCGATTCGAACGGCTACATCAGCAACGGCAGCCTGAAGGTGAGCAATGCCAACTTCACGCAGGGCTATTCGACAGTCAATCTGCTGGGCATCCCGCTGCTGAATTCCACGCCCGTGGGTACGGTCCTGACGACCACCAATGGCACCGTGCTGGGTGGCACGGGCAGCAATTCGCATCTCACCCTGATCGGTGGCGTGACCTCGGGCAACTACATCACCAACATCAACAATGGCGCGAACGGTGGCATCGCCGGCCTGGTGTTGCCAAGCGGCGCGCCGGCCTGGGCGTCCACCTGTCTCAATGTGGCTGGCGCCGTGACCGAGTCGTGCTGGGCAGTGAACGCCGCGCAGGACTACCAGGTGCTGGTGGGCGATGGTGCGTCGGCCAACGGTTCGAAGGAAGTGGTGATCGGTACCAATGCCAGCCACACCCTGCCGACAGTGGATGCAAGCCAGGCGTTCCCCGGCAGCGGCACGAACGACCCCAACAATCCGACCGGCGTGCCAACCGCGGACTACGAGGCCCGGCTCGGTCACTCGGTAGTGATCGGCGACAGCGCCTCGGGTACGGCGAATGCGCAGACCATCCTCGGTGCAGAAGCCACGTCCAGTGCGGCGGACAGCGTGGCACTGGGCTACCAGTCCAACGCATCGCGCGGTGCGCAGACGGGCTATACCGCGTTCGGACTGAGCACACCGCAGAACTCGGTGGGCGAAGTGTCGATCGGCTCGCCCGGCAACGAGCGGCAGATCACCAACGTGGCGCCAGGCAGCTCCGCCACCGATGCGGTGAACGTGGCGCAGCTGGAAGCGGTGGCCAGCACGGCGGACAACGCCGTGCTCTACAACGATACGACCAAGGCCGGGGTGACCCTGGGTGGCGTGTCGAGTACCGACGGTGGCGTCACCAACGGCACCACTCTTACCAACCTGCACCAGGGCGCGCTCAACGCCACCAGCACCGACGCGGTGAACGGCAGCCAGCTGTTCGCAAGCAACATGGCGCTGGTGAAGTTCATGGGCGGCACCACCAACTTCGACCCGACCACCAATACCTGGACAGCGCCGACGTTCACCATCACCTCGGTCAACACGGACGGCAGCACCACCAAGGGCAGCTACAACAACGTGACCGATGCGTTCGCCGCGGTCGACGGTTCGGTCAACAACCTCAACAACCGGATCAAGAACATCACCGAGGCTGGCAACAAGTACTTCCAGGCCGATTCGAGCGCTGCCGGTGCCGAAGCGGAGGGTACCAACAGCGTGTCGGAGGGGCCGAACTCGGTCGCCACCTCGGACAGCAGCACGGCAATCGGCAATGGCGCGACTGCCAAGTCGGCCAATGCGGTGGCGATCGGTACCGGTGCCGTCGCGCAGGACGGCACCGCCGTGTCGATTGGCGATGGCAACACCGCCGACGGCAACGGTGCGGTGGCGATGGGCGACCCGAACACCGCCACCGGCCAGGGCGCGGTCGCACTGGGTTACAACAACCAGGCCACCGGCCAGGCAGCCATCGCCATGGGCTCGACCTCGATCGCCAACGGCGCCAGCACCATCGCGATGGGCGACAGTGCCAGTGCGACCGCCGACAACGCACTGGCCTTCGGTGCTGGCGCCACGGCGAGCATGGCCAACAGCATCGCACTGGGTGCGGGTTCGTCGACCCTGGTCGGTGCGCTGAGCGGCTACACCGCGTATGCGCTCAGTGCGCCGCAGAACTCCACCGGCGAGGTCAACGTGGGTGGCCGCCAGATCACTGGCGTGGCGCCGGGTAGCGCCAGCACCGACGCAGTCAACGTGGCCCAGCTCGAGGCGGTGAGCCAGCAGGCCAGCAGCACCGACAAGCTGGCGGTGAAGTACGACGCCGACAGCAGCGGCAACCCCACCAACACCATCACGCTGACCGGCGACGGCAGTGGTGCGCCGGTGCTGATCACCAACCTCGCCGCCGGCGCGGAGACATCGACCAGTACCGATGCGGTGAACGGTTCGCAGTTGTGGCACTGGACCCAGGACACCACCAACCAGTACAGCAACTACAGCCTCTACAACGACATCCAGAACATTGGCCCGGGTGGCGGCAGCGTGAAGTACTTCAGCGTGAACTCCACCCTGGCCAACTCGTCCGCCACCGGCGACAACAGCGTGGCGATCGGGCCGCAGGCGACCTCCAGCGGCAGCAACAGCGTCGCCATGGGCAATGGCGCCAGCGCCAACGCCAACAACTCGGTGGCGATCGGCGCCGGCTCGGTGGCCGACCGCGCCAATACGGTCTCGGTCGGCAGCGCGGGCAACGATCGGCAGATCACCAACGTGGCCGCCGGCACGGCAAGCACCGACGCGGTGAACGTCGCCCAGCTGAATTCGGCGATCAGCACCACCACCCAGGGCACGGTG
This window of the Dyella sp. A6 genome carries:
- a CDS encoding pilus assembly protein, translated to MAIEFALVFLLGLLPLLLLTFTAVLIFTARESLTLAASNGARAALHYGTDAERGMYACQAAENSMQWLMAFSTPSGNTAPSCSSSGISNNVASVVVSAPGACSGTVPANVECMTVTASYNYDSDPFLPGTKTLYGWVIGQPISSTAIIQIDTDGG
- a CDS encoding helix-turn-helix domain-containing protein, which gives rise to MELILLDARGPHAAVDSQALSEAIFCSGETDFPFRGRFALPTDWCLLGYIHHAQEGSWCHGTELRSGMSFTVMPEGISEFMLRAGSQVSVVLVPLAHLRSKFAQMEPHQAEMPSRLLALFHLSDTEVAAELRARFTRIRERLIEHRDVADAQVFDPRDVDELMESHLLAGLSARAEDRPQCTRGRRTHYLIVQRAEEFMRANMRQDIYINEMCNAAGVSERALRYAFDDLLGISPNRYLSMLRLCTACRSLALSDASRRSVKSVALSCGLWDLSRFADHYRRVFGELPRETLMRAPAMEAAANTVS
- a CDS encoding prepilin peptidase; translated protein: MAHELPLLAACLSVAIIASDLYARRVPNGWLLAALGLGVLMLAISWLRGGTGPWPGLTALTGLVIGLLAMLPLYMFGWMGAGDVKFFAVLGFLLGARALLPVWIIASLLAGMQATAILLSRQRLWPLPGMATAQHRLATSALGRHISKVRKGRNGLPYAAWLGVGALATVAAPALARW
- a CDS encoding YadA-like family protein, whose translation is MNHVYRLVWRQSLNALVVVSELSSKPHGGVSVSPRRMKAAKLFSLALLGVGGFVHAGGAWAQSTGSAKLDDLQSLVSKYDTAVIGSSDTSSASVPVQVNGAPVTIVRKLASTLPVNRAISTAVHTLASTVASVAPVKATAGVSTPLVAAHADAQAGSTGVHVSLASRLRPAALASTVSHVSSAVSGVPLAGKALSSAGQATDAFASSLPTVSAVIGTSVNTAPISQSLVTDRRRLASQVSSRALALGISSGSSNAAAPAGVASPAAQTLAARDNAVGNSAAPVSSTTGTSSTGSTLGQLVSSATTATSALPVVGPVVGQVGHALASTTSGGSTATGVVGQVVSKVTSATSTVPVAGPVVSQVGDALSSTTSGGSDATGVVGQVVSKVTSATSTVPVVGPVVSQVDHALASTTSGGSGATGVIGQVVADATSATSTLPVVGPVVTQVGNTVGSATSGQADLGTALGKVVGGLVNQTSRLPVLGSTVASVGQAAKVATSGGNISDGLVGQTGLVVGSAVNTLSQTPGVGPVVAKVGQTLQETTAPIGNGSSSTGSLGQVIGKVTSATSTVPVVGPLVSQVGSALTSTTSGGSSATGVVGQVVSKVTSATSTVPVVGPLVSQVGSTLGSTTSGGSSATGVVGQVVSKVTSATSTVPVVGPLVSQVGSALTSTTSGGSSATGVVGQVVGKVTSATSTVPVVGSAVSQLSGTLASVTSGIGSTTGTSGGTSGTASATPVSAMAFSPSSQSASSTTSGNSGTMAFAPTSYALAAPQAPATTNATTNATTYSVPTVPPPSATPTGLIIGNGGVVGTSSQLLGSSENALFTNSDSNGYISNGSLKVSNANFTQGYSTVNLLGIPLLNSTPVGTVLTTTNGTVLGGTGSNSHLTLIGGVTSGNYITNINNGANGGIAGLVLPSGAPAWASTCLNVAGAVTESCWAVNAAQDYQVLVGDGASANGSKEVVIGTNASHTLPTVDASQAFPGSGTNDPNNPTGVPTADYEARLGHSVVIGDSASGTANAQTILGAEATSSAADSVALGYQSNASRGAQTGYTAFGLSTPQNSVGEVSIGSPGNERQITNVAPGSSATDAVNVAQLEAVASTADNAVLYNDTTKAGVTLGGVSSTDGGVTNGTTLTNLHQGALNATSTDAVNGSQLFASNMALVKFMGGTTNFDPTTNTWTAPTFTITSVNTDGSTTKGSYNNVTDAFAAVDGSVNNLNNRIKNITEAGNKYFQADSSAAGAEAEGTNSVSEGPNSVATSDSSTAIGNGATAKSANAVAIGTGAVAQDGTAVSIGDGNTADGNGAVAMGDPNTATGQGAVALGYNNQATGQAAIAMGSTSIANGASTIAMGDSASATADNALAFGAGATASMANSIALGAGSSTLVGALSGYTAYALSAPQNSTGEVNVGGRQITGVAPGSASTDAVNVAQLEAVSQQASSTDKLAVKYDADSSGNPTNTITLTGDGSGAPVLITNLAAGAETSTSTDAVNGSQLWHWTQDTTNQYSNYSLYNDIQNIGPGGGSVKYFSVNSTLANSSATGDNSVAIGPQATSSGSNSVAMGNGASANANNSVAIGAGSVADRANTVSVGSAGNDRQITNVAAGTASTDAVNVAQLNSAISTTTQGTVRYDTNSDGSVDYNSVTLGNGNGDTTIHNVAAGTQSTDAANVGQVQQAADWSKSYTDQRFGQLSGQMHNLGQRADAGVAAAMASAGLPQAYEPGRSMAAVAGGSFRGQSSIAIGLSTISEGGRWVYKVAGSADTQGDAGISIGAGMQW
- a CDS encoding Flp family type IVb pilin, whose product is MKTSIHAFLAEEDGITALEYGVLAALVATIIVAVFGTTNTGGLGTILTNLLNDVTKAVSSV